A single window of Metallosphaera hakonensis JCM 8857 = DSM 7519 DNA harbors:
- a CDS encoding type II toxin-antitoxin system VapC family toxin, with the protein MGHSTITLAYYELGNILWKYRDKLDTRVVFSAIRNTLSFMNILDVKFDREILEEAIRRNLTYYDSAYLVIARRKGLDLVSLDKDLIENGAVDLKELLKNVG; encoded by the coding sequence ATGGGTCATTCCACAATAACCTTGGCCTACTATGAGCTAGGAAATATACTGTGGAAGTATAGAGATAAACTAGATACAAGGGTCGTTTTCAGCGCCATAAGAAATACGTTATCTTTCATGAACATATTAGATGTTAAATTTGACCGTGAAATATTGGAGGAGGCAATAAGGAGGAACCTGACCTACTATGATTCCGCATATCTCGTTATTGCTAGAAGAAAGGGGCTTGACCTAGTCAGCCTAGATAAGGATTTGATTGAGAATGGGGCGGTAGATTTGAAGGAATTGCTGAAAAATGTCGGTTAA
- a CDS encoding type II toxin-antitoxin system CcdA family antitoxin, protein MGDWVTASTKVKKEVLEKAREYNINVSETLRRALEEEVRKREEEEARESLRLASRELTKISQNQVVEELRKWRRQR, encoded by the coding sequence ATGGGAGATTGGGTCACTGCATCTACGAAGGTTAAGAAGGAAGTGCTGGAAAAGGCGAGGGAGTACAACATTAACGTGAGTGAGACGCTGAGAAGAGCCTTAGAGGAGGAGGTGAGAAAGAGGGAAGAGGAGGAAGCGAGAGAGTCGCTAAGACTAGCCTCCCGAGAGTTGACTAAAATTTCACAGAACCAAGTAGTAGAGGAATTAAGAAAATGGAGGAGGCAAAGGTGA